One genomic window of Quercus robur chromosome 6, dhQueRobu3.1, whole genome shotgun sequence includes the following:
- the LOC126688979 gene encoding uncharacterized protein LOC126688979, protein MGSSNIRDLLTSFSPSLDFFAISSGDGRIKIWDTLKGQIQTEFADITSTDEANIFTIGQKRGHLSVDYTCMKWLSLDKKRKRKLGCSLLVLGTGSGDVLALDVSAGQLKWRVSDCHPGGVSSISSSTHVSCVYTAGADGMICEIDSLSGNLLQKFKASTKAISCISVSSDGKILATAAAQLKIFGCSDHKKIQKFSGHPGAVRCMIFTEDGKYILSSAVGERYIALWRIGGGKKQSASCVLAMEHPAVFLDCRCIESVEVDDAGLYVLAISEIGVCYLWFAQNIEELRNTKPTKVSLAFEDVPSIKHKGALPTIFAAKLQGITKHMSGQVFVASGLLVKPSFQKILVHSGTDVKLNISYDGVLLPMSQSRVKSKKGLDLQYGVTALDRANAEDALLPIPKILDSHEKKRTHKKLSIDVDEVMADLGDNKSHAELSNDDMAEVDTEALCMEDRLRSLGLLSNADDLASDFTNNSATFKGIDLEADMPQRKIREAVLSMVSSDAYMLLQVLVAKWQSRTCSGKYVLPWIYHILVNHGHHVMSQEPASQMLNSLCKITKCRGAAIQSVLQLSGRLQLVMAQIDKASQNKIQILAHDNEIDESEDEDEDVNEILFGEEDDESELSSDENN, encoded by the exons ATGGGCTCATCAAATATCAGAGATCTGTTGACTTCATTTAGTCCATCTTTGGATTTCTTTGCTATAAGCTCTGGAGATGGTCGAATTAAGATTTGGGACACTTTGAAGGGACAGATCCAGACTGAATTTGCGGATATCACATCAACTGACGAGGCAAATATCTTTACCATAGGGCAGAAAAGAGGGCACCTCTCAGTTGATTATACATGCATGAAGTGGTTATCTTTggacaaaaagagaaaaaggaagctTGGGTGCTCATTGTTAGTCTTAGGAACAGGTAGCGGTGATGTTTTAGCACTCGACGTCTCTGCTGGTCAATTGAAATGGAGGGTTAGTGACTGCCATCCTGG GGGTGTCAGTTCCATTTCATCCTCTACACATGTTTCATGTGTTTACACAGCGGGTGCTGATGGTATGATATGTGAAATTGATTCTCTGTCAGGAAACTTGTTGCAGAAGTTCAAAGCTTCTACGAAGGCAATATCTTGTATTTCTGTTTCGTCAG ATGGGAAGATATTAGCAACTGCAGCTGCACAGTTGAAGATTTTTGGCTGTTCTGATCACAAAAAGATACAGAAGTTTTCTGGGCATCCT GGAGCTGTTCGATGTATGATTTTTACTGAAGATGGGAAGTACATCCTCTCCTCTGCTGTTGGTGAAAGATATATAGCACTATGGAGGATAGGTGGTGGCAAAAAGCAGTCAGCAAGCTGTGTTCTTGCAATGGAGCACCCTGCTGTCTTCCTCGATTGTAGGTGCATTGAAAGTGTGGAAGTAGATGATGCAGGCCTATATGTTTTGGCTATTTCAGAAATTGGTGTTTGTTATCTCTGGTTTGCTCAGAATATTGAGGAATTACGCAATACCAAGCCCACAAAAGTCTCATTAGCTTTTGAGGACGTTCCCTCCATAAAGCACAAGGGTGCTTTACCTACTATATTTGCTGCGAAATTACAAGGCATTACCAAGCATATGTCTGGGCAGGTGTTTGTTGCATCTGGGTTATTAGTTAAGCCATCATTTCAGAAAATTTTAGTGCATTCTGGCACAGATGTGAAGTTAAATATCTCCTATGATGGCGTTCTTCTACCAATGAGTCAATCTCGTGTCAAATCTAAGAAAGGACTGGATTTACAATATGGAG TTACTGCATTAGACCGTGCAAATGCGGAGGATGCCTTACTTCCAATTCCCAAGATTCTTGATTCtcatgaaaaaaagagaacgcaTAAAAAATTGAGTATTGATGTTGATGAGGTAATGGCTGATTTGGGTGACAACAAGAGTCACGCTGAGTTGAGTAATG ATGACATGGCAGAAGTTGACACTGAAGCACTTTGCATGGAGGACCGGCTGAGATCACTGGGGCTACTGAGCAATGCAGATGATCTTGCATCAGACTTCACAAATAATTCAGCAACATTCAAGGGTATTGATCTTGAAGCTGATATGCCACAAAGGAAG ATAAGGGAAGCTGTTTTATCTATGGTATCTAGTGATGCATACATGCTATTGCAAGTCCTGGTGGCCAAGTGGCAATCGAG GACATGCAGTGGAAAGTATGTTCTACCATGGATATATCATATTTTGGTGAATCATGGTCATCATGTCATGTCTCAGGAGCCTGCATCCCAGATGCTTAACTCCTTATGCAAG aTTACCAAATGCAGAGGTGCTGCAATCCAATCTGTATTGCAATTATCTGGTCGTTTGCAACTTGTGATGGCACAG ATTGACAAGGcttcacaaaacaaaattcaaattttggcaCATGATAACGAAATTGATGAAAGTGAAGATGAGGATGAAGATGTCAATGAAATTCTCTttggagaagaagatgatgaatcTGAATTAAGCAGTGATGAAAATAACTAG
- the LOC126688980 gene encoding leucine-rich repeat extensin-like protein 2 yields MVPELEKPRVTEIQVRMDCNGCVQKIKKALNGINGIYDLHIDFPQQKLTIIGWADPEKIVKAIKKTRKIATICSHTEPTEPPAPPTEQKPEGAGPPPDAAKPPPPDAPTCGPSEPPKEPPPPPENPQPDTPPPPPPPPPPMAPESSTGQPSQNPSVLKDVGQVHVIHHHQPDYGYGYRYGYDHSYGGHWQKYHNGQGSPLEPPPPPLVQGLPQEPPPPPVYVTHSYNTYKPSPYVTEYEYVRSPPQQLHYSRMDYSEDYHNSNNGNGNITSMFSDENPNACRIM; encoded by the exons ATGGTTCCAGAGTTAGAG AAACCTCGGGTCACAGAGATACAGGTCCGGATGGACTGTAACGGGTGTGTACAGAAGATTAAGAAAGCACTAAATGGCATTAATG GTATATATGATCTCCATATTGACTTCCCTCAACAAAAACTGACAATAATTGGGTGGGCAGATCCAGAAAAGATTGTCAAAGCAATCAAGAAGACAAGGAAAATTGCCACCATATGTTCTCACACCGAACCGACAGAGCCACCTGCTCCACCAACAGAACAAAAACCTGAAGGTGCTGGACCGCCCCCTGATGCAGCAAAGCCTCCACCACCAGATGCCCCAACATGCGGACCATCAGAACCACCAAAAGAGCCACCACCGCCACCTGAAAATCCACAGCCAGacactccaccaccaccaccaccaccaccaccccccaTGGCTCCAGAAAGTAGCACAGGCCAGCCATCACAGAACCCTTCAGTACTAAAAGATGTAGGACAGGTTCATGTCATACACCACCATCAACCTGACTATGGCTATGGCTACCGATATGGTTATGATCACAGTTATGGTGGCCATTGGCAAAAGTACCATAATGGACAAGGATCACCACTtgaaccaccaccaccaccactcgtCCAAGGATTGCCACAAGAACCCCCACCACCACCCGTCTATGTCACACACAGCTACAACACATACAAGCCATCACCTTATGTCACTGAATATGAGTATGTCCGGTCACCACCACAACAATTACATTACAGTAGGATGGACTACAGTGAGGACTATCACAACAGCAATAATGGCAATGGAAATATCACATCAATGTTTAGTGATGAAAATCCAAATGCTTGTAGGATAATGTAG